A genomic region of Zea mays cultivar B73 chromosome 6, Zm-B73-REFERENCE-NAM-5.0, whole genome shotgun sequence contains the following coding sequences:
- the LOC100275091 gene encoding uncharacterized protein LOC100275091: protein MRPERVGGVAPTTTVLLAGGGRPSLWRTPTPYLFLGFATMMVLIAVALVALMCARRKASSSSSSSANGGDEKPASVRVLVPLDREPPKVVVVMAGDALPSFIAVASARKPLAFAATPAAPAEGL, encoded by the coding sequence atgAGGCCGGAAAGAGTTGGAGGTGTGGCGCCGACGACGACGGTGCTATTGGctggcggcgggcggccgagcctgtGGAGGACGCCGACGCCATATCTCTTCCTGGGGTTCGCGACGATGATGGTCCTCATCGCGGTGGCGCTGGTCGCGCTCATGTGCGCGCGCCGCAAGGcctcttcgtcgtcgtcgtcgtcggccaACGGCGGCGACGAGAAGCCGGCGTCGGTGCGGGTCCTGGTGCCGCTCGACCGGGAGCCCCCCAAGGTCGTGGTCGTCATGGCCGGCGACGCCCTGCCGTCCTTCATCGCCGTCGCCAGCGCGAGGAAGCCGCTCGCCTTCGCCGCCACACCGGCCGCGCCGGCCGAGGGCTTGTAG